Proteins from a single region of Syntrophales bacterium:
- a CDS encoding phosphotransferase family protein, translated as MKQEELAGCLTRAASRHLGKPVVIEDLRTLSGGASAETWHFDALCGADRHELILRLSPPGGKKDKNRLDRGTEAQVLANVQKAGVPVPPVHFILDDEDGIGPGYAMQRIPGETIARKILRDDEYAEARDIMARQCGRILAGIHAVDTGLLPPLKKQPAEAGLKQLYTFYDAFGDKHPVFEYALRWLQDHIPKQGDLRLVHGDFRNGNFIIGPEGVRAVLDWELAHLGDPMEDLGWICVNSWRFGHIDHPVGGFGSREDLFAGYEGAGGVPVDPAAVHFWEVFGTLKWGIICIVQAFTHLMGMKRSVELAAIGRRTSETEIDLLRLLREGK; from the coding sequence ATGAAGCAGGAAGAACTCGCCGGCTGCCTCACCCGCGCCGCGTCGCGGCATCTCGGAAAACCGGTGGTGATCGAAGATCTCAGGACGCTCTCCGGCGGCGCTTCCGCGGAGACCTGGCATTTCGACGCCCTCTGCGGCGCGGATCGCCACGAGCTGATCCTCAGGCTGTCGCCCCCGGGAGGGAAGAAAGACAAGAACCGCCTGGACCGGGGAACGGAGGCGCAGGTGCTGGCAAACGTGCAGAAAGCGGGCGTTCCCGTTCCTCCCGTCCATTTCATTCTCGATGACGAGGACGGGATCGGTCCCGGCTATGCCATGCAGCGCATCCCGGGCGAGACCATCGCACGGAAGATCCTGCGCGACGACGAATACGCAGAGGCGCGGGACATCATGGCCCGGCAGTGCGGAAGGATCCTTGCCGGCATCCACGCCGTCGATACCGGCCTGCTTCCACCCCTGAAGAAGCAGCCGGCGGAGGCGGGGCTGAAGCAGCTGTATACGTTCTACGACGCCTTCGGCGACAAGCACCCTGTTTTCGAGTACGCCCTGCGCTGGCTTCAGGACCACATCCCGAAGCAGGGGGACCTGCGCCTGGTGCACGGCGATTTCCGGAACGGCAATTTCATTATCGGTCCCGAGGGGGTCCGGGCCGTCCTCGACTGGGAACTCGCCCATCTCGGCGATCCCATGGAGGACCTTGGCTGGATATGCGTCAATTCCTGGCGCTTCGGCCACATCGACCACCCCGTCGGCGGCTTCGGCAGCCGGGAGGACCTGTTCGCCGGGTACGAGGGAGCGGGAGGCGTTCCCGTCGATCCCGCCGCGGTCCATTTCTGGGAAGTGTTCGGAACGCTGAAGTGGGGAATCATCTGCATCGTCCAGGCCTTCACCCATCTGATGGGAATGAAGCGCTCCGTGGAGCTGGCCGCCATCGGCCGGCGGACCTCGGAAACGGAGATCGATCTGCTGCGTCTGCTGAGAGAGGGAAAGTGA
- a CDS encoding class I adenylate-forming enzyme family protein has product MSEYVPITFEKRNLLEHLAQVIGDYPDRTAVVTADGTVRKTYGEIDRRANRLAHYLARLGVGKGDRVAIFQNNSWQYPEQYLAILKLGAICVPMNFRLKSPEALFILTESGAKALILESRYAAVFEPTLTYQLGVKHYLCTNGDAPEWAVDYETALAGEPEEAIESPDMTLDDILAICFTSGTTGLPKGSMATHRQIMTNFYGEMGNLIESTMLPDRGYHVVMMIIPVYHIAGIMTLYAGMRFGCTIVVSSDFVPEGFMQTVEREQVSLCYLVPIMFFFILHDPSFGKYDLSSLRFVPYGAMPMDPALLQDILKKFPPGIRYMDAFGSTEVCINIAKLPEDHDLTGSPEEVEKKIARLKSIGRPFRYGIESTILDPFGKEVAPGVVGEIASRGEKVTVGYWRNAEETARTIDRNGWFHTGDAGWMDEDGYVYFADRAKDMINRGGENIFPAEVERRLNQHPKILESAVFGVPDPAWGARVVAAVVLAPGQTAEMVPAEELIGFCKEQVASYKAPSAIWYIDQLPRRFELGKVMRFMLRDEYMKKREDTVS; this is encoded by the coding sequence ATGTCCGAATACGTGCCGATCACGTTTGAGAAAAGAAACCTGCTGGAACACCTGGCGCAGGTCATCGGGGACTATCCGGATCGGACAGCCGTCGTCACCGCGGACGGCACGGTCCGGAAGACCTATGGGGAGATCGACCGACGCGCGAACCGGCTGGCGCATTATCTCGCCCGGCTCGGCGTCGGCAAGGGCGACCGTGTCGCCATCTTCCAGAACAACAGCTGGCAATACCCGGAGCAGTACCTGGCGATCCTCAAGCTTGGTGCGATCTGCGTTCCCATGAACTTCCGCCTGAAGAGTCCCGAGGCGCTGTTCATCCTGACGGAATCAGGGGCCAAGGCGCTGATCCTGGAAAGCCGGTATGCCGCCGTTTTCGAGCCGACCCTGACCTATCAGCTGGGGGTGAAGCACTATCTCTGCACCAACGGAGATGCCCCCGAATGGGCGGTCGATTACGAGACGGCGCTGGCCGGGGAGCCGGAAGAGGCAATCGAGTCACCGGACATGACCCTGGACGACATCCTGGCCATCTGCTTCACCAGCGGCACGACAGGCCTCCCCAAGGGCTCCATGGCGACGCACCGGCAGATCATGACGAACTTCTACGGTGAGATGGGGAACCTCATCGAGAGCACCATGCTTCCGGACCGGGGATATCATGTCGTCATGATGATCATTCCCGTGTACCACATCGCAGGCATCATGACGCTCTACGCGGGCATGAGATTCGGCTGCACCATCGTCGTATCGTCGGATTTTGTGCCGGAAGGATTCATGCAGACGGTAGAGCGGGAGCAGGTTTCCCTGTGCTACCTGGTGCCGATCATGTTCTTCTTCATCCTCCACGATCCGTCCTTCGGGAAGTACGATCTCAGCAGCCTGCGTTTTGTCCCCTATGGCGCGATGCCGATGGACCCCGCCCTCCTCCAGGACATCCTGAAGAAATTTCCTCCGGGCATCCGCTACATGGACGCCTTCGGCTCGACGGAGGTGTGCATCAACATCGCCAAGCTTCCCGAGGATCACGATCTGACGGGATCTCCCGAAGAAGTTGAAAAGAAGATCGCCCGCCTGAAGAGCATCGGCCGTCCTTTCCGTTACGGCATCGAGAGCACGATTCTGGATCCTTTCGGCAAGGAGGTTGCTCCCGGGGTCGTCGGCGAGATCGCCTCCCGGGGCGAGAAAGTGACCGTCGGATACTGGCGCAATGCGGAAGAGACAGCGCGGACGATCGACCGGAACGGCTGGTTCCACACCGGCGACGCCGGATGGATGGATGAAGACGGGTATGTGTATTTCGCCGACCGGGCCAAGGACATGATCAACCGGGGCGGCGAGAACATCTTCCCCGCCGAGGTCGAGCGCCGGCTCAATCAGCACCCCAAAATCCTGGAATCGGCCGTCTTCGGCGTTCCCGACCCGGCCTGGGGAGCCCGCGTCGTCGCGGCCGTCGTCCTGGCACCGGGGCAGACGGCGGAGATGGTTCCCGCGGAGGAGCTCATCGGTTTCTGCAAGGAGCAGGTGGCAAGCTACAAGGCTCCATCGGCGATCTGGTACATCGACCAGCTTCCGCGGCGGTTCGAACTCGGCAAGGTGATGCGGTTCATGCTGCGCGACGAATACATGAAGAAAAGGGAGGACACCGTTTCATGA
- a CDS encoding phosphotriesterase-related protein has protein sequence MDISTVSGVISSENLGMTLMHEHFLFGFPGWQGDVTLGPFDRQACVEAGLKMAEKVMEQGVKTVVDVTPNECGRDVELLREISEKSGLNVLCSSGYYFEGEGAPPYFKLRSQFGQGMEQVYEMFKTEVEKGVGTTGIRPAVFKVASGKEAITDYEAMFFRAAARVSKENGIPIITHTQEGRLGPEQADLLIAEGADPKRIMIGHIDGSTDMDYLLRVLEKGVFIAFDRFGVENVGGAPPDSRRVACLIGLLGLGWADKIMISNDYVNYWLGRPGVSEIVSLVMPNYNITHIFQDIIPALKKAAVSSGQIETMLIANPRRFFEGI, from the coding sequence ATGGACATCAGCACCGTTTCCGGCGTCATTTCTTCCGAGAACCTGGGCATGACCCTGATGCACGAACACTTCCTGTTCGGATTTCCCGGCTGGCAGGGCGACGTCACCCTGGGTCCCTTCGACCGGCAAGCCTGCGTGGAGGCCGGCTTGAAGATGGCTGAAAAGGTCATGGAGCAGGGCGTGAAAACCGTTGTCGACGTCACGCCGAACGAGTGCGGCAGGGATGTGGAGCTGCTCCGGGAGATCTCGGAAAAGAGCGGCCTCAACGTTCTCTGCTCCAGCGGATACTACTTCGAGGGCGAGGGGGCGCCGCCCTATTTCAAGCTGCGCAGCCAGTTCGGGCAGGGCATGGAGCAGGTGTACGAGATGTTCAAGACGGAGGTGGAGAAGGGCGTCGGGACCACCGGCATCCGGCCCGCCGTCTTCAAGGTTGCCTCCGGCAAAGAGGCCATCACGGACTATGAGGCGATGTTCTTCCGGGCGGCCGCCCGGGTCTCGAAGGAGAACGGCATCCCGATCATCACGCACACACAGGAGGGCAGGCTCGGACCCGAGCAGGCCGATCTGCTCATCGCCGAAGGGGCCGACCCGAAGCGGATCATGATCGGGCATATCGACGGATCGACGGACATGGACTACCTCCTCCGGGTCCTCGAAAAAGGCGTTTTCATCGCCTTCGACCGTTTCGGCGTGGAAAACGTCGGTGGAGCGCCGCCGGATTCCCGCAGGGTTGCCTGCCTCATCGGCCTTCTCGGTCTCGGCTGGGCCGATAAAATCATGATTTCAAATGACTACGTGAATTACTGGCTTGGCCGGCCGGGAGTTTCGGAAATCGTGAGCCTCGTCATGCCGAATTACAACATCACCCACATTTTCCAAGACATCATCCCGGCACTGAAGAAGGCCGCCGTCAGCAGCGGGCAGATCGAGACGATGCTGATCGCCAATCCGCGGCGGTTCTTTGAGGGAATCTGA
- a CDS encoding DUF6285 domain-containing protein, with translation MAPSRPTVLELLEAVQEFLEKRIVKAVDSHRAFHTRVAINVLALVRRELQQGPGFASEEQGRLRSLLGVDGGIPELNDELCRRLRNGELDCRGGDLFRHLFETTMAQLAIDNPEYSGYRKALEESAGAGG, from the coding sequence ATGGCTCCATCACGACCGACCGTTTTAGAGCTGCTGGAGGCCGTTCAGGAATTCCTGGAAAAGAGGATCGTAAAGGCCGTCGATTCGCACCGGGCCTTTCACACGCGGGTCGCCATCAATGTCCTGGCGCTGGTAAGGAGGGAACTCCAGCAGGGGCCCGGATTCGCAAGCGAGGAACAGGGGCGGCTCCGCTCGCTGCTCGGTGTTGACGGTGGGATCCCGGAACTGAATGACGAATTGTGCCGGCGCCTGCGGAACGGCGAGCTGGACTGCCGCGGCGGGGATCTTTTCCGGCACCTGTTCGAGACGACGATGGCGCAGCTGGCCATCGACAATCCCGAGTATTCCGGGTACCGGAAGGCCCTGGAGGAATCGGCGGGCGCGGGAGGCTGA
- a CDS encoding sigma-54-dependent Fis family transcriptional regulator, whose protein sequence is MSVTVRDSVLYLRSMFRRQIDYSLERSFAVGISQDIKRAPVTFSKEYINERSERVRRLIDAATPILEKFHPMLELSRFVVAIADEKAVIIAGTGNDRWSESGMRCGFNIGTSCSEEYIGTNAIGTSLATGQPICVIGEENYIKQWQDSANAATVIRDPFTGEVAGAVCLTCFIKHFHIFALGIVQSIAGMIEERLGYALEPAVRTNWTSRPSIPSAPRAGARTAAGVRFPEKEKPSAWARMQCEFIFGSAGIGRLLGKARKAAQYDSTKLIMGESGVGKEVLASFIHENSPRRHHPFVAVNCAAIPPDLTASELFGYEAGAFTGARRGGSPGRFEQAAGGTIYLDEISEMSMNLQAYLLRVIEDKTVIPLGGGRPQRVDVQIIASTNRDLKEMVERKRFRGDLYHRLNVISFQIPPLRERREDIPRLVSHFLRKMSDRHGGEQKEMSSRAMEALLYYPWPGNVRELENAIETACIFSEGRVIEAGDLKEDIAGSRHAESPDARELQRIRAALGTCRWNLSLASRSLGMARSTLYRKMARYGISRETA, encoded by the coding sequence ATGTCCGTGACCGTTCGGGACAGCGTGCTGTACCTCAGGAGCATGTTTCGCCGGCAGATCGATTATTCCCTGGAGAGGAGCTTCGCCGTCGGCATCAGTCAGGACATCAAGAGGGCTCCCGTAACATTCAGCAAAGAGTACATCAACGAGCGGTCCGAACGGGTGAGGAGACTCATCGATGCGGCAACGCCCATCCTGGAGAAATTCCACCCCATGCTCGAACTGTCGCGCTTCGTGGTGGCCATCGCCGACGAGAAGGCCGTCATCATCGCCGGCACGGGAAACGACCGGTGGTCCGAGAGCGGGATGCGCTGCGGCTTCAATATCGGAACAAGCTGCAGCGAGGAATACATCGGAACCAACGCGATCGGGACCTCTCTTGCCACCGGCCAGCCCATCTGCGTCATCGGAGAGGAGAATTACATCAAGCAGTGGCAGGACTCGGCCAATGCGGCAACGGTGATCCGGGACCCCTTCACGGGGGAAGTTGCCGGTGCCGTGTGCCTTACCTGCTTCATCAAGCATTTTCACATATTTGCACTGGGCATCGTGCAGTCCATCGCCGGCATGATCGAAGAAAGGCTGGGATACGCCCTGGAGCCGGCCGTTCGAACGAACTGGACGTCAAGGCCTTCCATCCCGTCCGCACCCCGGGCCGGCGCGAGAACCGCCGCGGGCGTTCGTTTTCCCGAAAAGGAAAAACCGTCCGCATGGGCCCGGATGCAGTGCGAGTTCATATTCGGCTCCGCCGGCATCGGCCGGCTCCTCGGGAAGGCCCGGAAGGCCGCGCAATACGATTCGACCAAGCTGATCATGGGGGAAAGCGGCGTGGGCAAGGAGGTCCTGGCAAGCTTCATTCACGAGAACAGCCCGCGGAGACACCACCCGTTCGTGGCCGTCAACTGTGCGGCCATCCCGCCCGATCTGACGGCAAGCGAACTCTTCGGCTATGAAGCGGGAGCCTTCACGGGAGCCAGACGGGGAGGAAGCCCGGGCCGGTTCGAACAGGCGGCGGGCGGGACCATCTATCTCGACGAAATCAGCGAAATGAGCATGAATCTTCAGGCCTATCTGCTGCGCGTCATCGAGGACAAGACGGTGATCCCCCTCGGCGGCGGCAGGCCGCAGCGGGTCGACGTCCAGATCATCGCCTCGACGAACCGGGACCTGAAGGAAATGGTGGAGCGAAAACGCTTCCGGGGCGACCTGTACCATCGCCTCAACGTGATATCCTTTCAAATCCCGCCCCTGCGGGAGCGCCGGGAAGACATCCCCCGGCTGGTGAGTCATTTCCTCCGGAAAATGAGCGACAGGCACGGGGGGGAACAGAAGGAGATGTCGAGCCGGGCCATGGAAGCGCTACTCTACTACCCCTGGCCCGGCAACGTGCGGGAACTGGAAAACGCGATCGAGACGGCCTGCATCTTCTCGGAAGGACGGGTGATCGAAGCCGGGGACCTCAAGGAAGACATCGCCGGCAGCCGCCACGCGGAATCGCCGGACGCCCGGGAGCTGCAACGCATCCGGGCCGCTCTCGGGACGTGCCGGTGGAACCTCTCCCTCGCTTCCCGTTCGTTGGGAATGGCCCGTTCGACACTGTACCGGAAGATGGCACGGTACGGCATTTCAAGGGAGACCGCATAA